DNA sequence from the Myxococcus guangdongensis genome:
GCCCGCCGGCTCATCGACCAGGCGGGCATCCCGGAGGTGGACGCCATCGAGGGCCTCCCGCCCGCCGTGGCCCTCCAGCAACACCGGGGCGCGCCGACGACGCGCTCGTCCGTGGGCAGCGTGACGACGCTGTCGAACTCACTGCGCCTCCTGTACTCGCGCGCCGGCACGTACCCGCCGGGACAGCCCCATCTGGACTCGGACGCGTTCTCCCCCAACACACCCGCGGGCGCCTGTCCGAACTGTCACGGCCTGGGCCGCGTGTACGAGGTCACGGAGCGCTCGCTCGTCCCCGACGACTCGCTCACCATCCGCGAGCGGGCCATCGCCGGCTGGCCTCCCGCGTGGCACGGGCAGAACCTGCGCGACATCCTGGTGACGCTCGGCTACGACGTGGACCGCCCCTGGCGCGAGCTCCCCAAGAAGGACCGCGACTGGATTCTCTTCACGGACGAGCAGCCCACCGTCCCCGTCTACGCGGGCTTCACGCCGGCCGAGACGCGCCAGGCCCTCAAGCGCAAGTCGCCCCCCAGCTACATGGGGACCTTCAGCAGCGCGCGGCGCTATGTGCTCCAGGCCTTCGCCACCACGCAGAGCCCGCTCATCAAGAAGCGTGTGTCCCAGTACATGGAGAGCGGCGAGTGCCGCATCTGCCACGGCAAGCGCCTGCGCCGCGAGTCCCTGTCCGTCACCTTCGCGGGCCTGGACTACGGCGAGCTGTCCCGCCTGCCGCTCAAGCGCGTCGACACGCTCCTGCGCCCCTTCGCCGACGGCACCGCGCCGGGCCTGAAGAAGCTCACCCGCGAGCACCCGGAGAAGGCGCTCGTCACCGAGCGCATCGCGAAGGACCTGGTGGAACGACTTCACGTCCTGATGGAGCTGGGACTGGGCTACCTCTCGCTGGAGCGCGCCACGCCCACGCTCTCACCAGGAGAGCTCCAGCGACTGCGGCTGGCCACCCAGGTGCGCTCCAACCTGTTCGGCGTGGTGTACGTGCTGGACGAGCCCTCCGCGGGTCTGCATCCCGCGGACACCCAGGCCCTGCTGCGCGCGCTCGATGCGCTGAAGGGCTCGGGCAACTCACTGTTCGTGGTGGAGCACGAGGTGGATGTCATCCGCCACGCGGACTGGGTGGTGGACGTGGGCCCCGCCGCTGGCGAGAAGGGCGGCGAGATCCTCTACAGCGGCCCGCTGGACGGGCTCCAGCAGGTGGAGAACTCCCAGACGCGGCGCTACCTCTTCGGAGAGCAGACCGCGCGCACGCACGCGCCCCGCGAACCCAAGGGCTGGCTGCGACTGAAGGACGTGTCGCGCAACAACCTGCACGGCCTGGACGTCGACTTCCCGCTGGGCGTCTTCACCACCGTGACGGGCATCTCCGGCTCCGGCAAGTCGAGCCTGGTGAGCCAGGTGCTCGTGGAGCTGGTCGCCACGCACCTGGGCCACGCGCCCCCCGAGGAGGATGAGGAGGGCGAGCCCCTGGAGCGTTCAGAGGTGAAGACCACGGGCGGCCGCATCGTCGAGGGGATGGAGGGGCTGCACCGGATGGTGCGCGTGGACCAGAAGCCCATCGGCCGCACGCCGCGCTCCAACCTGGCGACGTACACGGGCCTGTTCGACCACGTCCGCAAGCTCTTCGCCGCCACGCCCACCGCGCGCTCGCGCAAGTACGACGCGGGTCGCTTCTCCTTCAACGTGGCCAAGGGCCGCTGCGAGACGTGCGAGGGCGAGGGCTTCGTGAGCGTGGAGCTGTTGTTCCTGCCCAGCGTCTATGCGCCCTGCCCCACCTGCCACGGCGCCCGCTACAACGCGAAGACGC
Encoded proteins:
- the uvrA gene encoding excinuclease ABC subunit UvrA — encoded protein: MSRPRRPSHAGTPSDRPTGFVRVRGAREHNLKNVDVEMPRDALVVFTGVSGSGKSSLAFGTLYAEAQRRYFESVAPYARRLIDQAGIPEVDAIEGLPPAVALQQHRGAPTTRSSVGSVTTLSNSLRLLYSRAGTYPPGQPHLDSDAFSPNTPAGACPNCHGLGRVYEVTERSLVPDDSLTIRERAIAGWPPAWHGQNLRDILVTLGYDVDRPWRELPKKDRDWILFTDEQPTVPVYAGFTPAETRQALKRKSPPSYMGTFSSARRYVLQAFATTQSPLIKKRVSQYMESGECRICHGKRLRRESLSVTFAGLDYGELSRLPLKRVDTLLRPFADGTAPGLKKLTREHPEKALVTERIAKDLVERLHVLMELGLGYLSLERATPTLSPGELQRLRLATQVRSNLFGVVYVLDEPSAGLHPADTQALLRALDALKGSGNSLFVVEHEVDVIRHADWVVDVGPAAGEKGGEILYSGPLDGLQQVENSQTRRYLFGEQTARTHAPREPKGWLRLKDVSRNNLHGLDVDFPLGVFTTVTGISGSGKSSLVSQVLVELVATHLGHAPPEEDEEGEPLERSEVKTTGGRIVEGMEGLHRMVRVDQKPIGRTPRSNLATYTGLFDHVRKLFAATPTARSRKYDAGRFSFNVAKGRCETCEGEGFVSVELLFLPSVYAPCPTCHGARYNAKTLEIRYRGKNIAEVLGMTVDAAHAFFTEEPHVARALGVLREVGLGYLRLGQPATELSGGEAQRIKLATELQRPQRGHTLYVLDEPTTGLHPADVDKLMTQLEGLVDAGNTVILVEHDMRVVSASDWVIDMGPGAGDEGGSIVAAGPPAKLARSTTSRTAPFLTLG